In Propionispora vibrioides, the sequence TGGTTCCCTCTTCCATGGTCATGCCCAGTTTGGGCATCAACAACTCTGCTGCCATGCTAACTCCTCCTGTTTATACAATTTCCCGGACGGCTTTTACAATATCGTCGACCTGCGGTACCGCGCTTTTTTCCAGCTCCATGCAGTACGGAATAGGCACGTTTTTACCGGCTACCCGTTTGATCGGTGCATCCAGATAATCAAAAGCTTCGCTGTCCATAATTTCAGCGGCTACTTCCCCGCCGAAACCGCCGCGTTTGCAAGCTTCATGAACAATGATCAGTTTGCCTGTTTTAATCACCGATTTAACCAATGTTTCTTTATCGAACGGCACCAGGGTGCGCGGATCAATGACCTCTACGTCAATGCCTTCTTTAGCCAGCAGCTCGGCCGCTTCCAGCGAACGGTGCACCATAATGCCGGTGGCCAGAATGGTTACATCCTTGCCCTGCCGTTTTACGTCGGCTACACCGAAGGGAATGGTATATTCGCCTTCCGGCACCTCGCCTTTGCGGTTATAACAGGTTTTGGTTTCAATGAATACGACCGGATTGTCGTCGCGGACAGCGGTTTTGAGCAAGCCTTTTACATCATAAGGAGTCGTGGCCATGACCACCTTTAAGCCCGGCACATGAACCAGCCAGTTTTCCAGGCTCTGCGAATGCTGTGCTGCCGCACCGGTTCCCGAACCGCCCGGCAGACGAAGCACCATGGGAACTTTGGCCTTGCCGCCAAACATATATCTCATTTTGGCCGCCTGGTTAACCAAGGAATCCATCGCAATCGTAATAAAATCACTGAACATGATTTCGGCAATCGGCCGCATGCCTGTGACGGCAGCGCCGGCAGCCGCACCGGAAATAGCCGCTTCCGAAATCGGCGTATCCCGCACACGCTCCTCGCCAAATTCATCCAGCATACCCAGCGACACACCGAAGGCGCCGCCATAAATGCCCACGTCCTCGCCCATCAGAAAGACCGTCTCGTCACGGCGCATTTCTTCCTGCATGGCCTGTCTTACAGCCTCTTTATATGTGATTACTGCCATTATCTATACACTCCTTTACGCGTATACGTCTTCTTCTAACGTTTCAATACCGGGATAGGAACCGGCCTGAGCAAATGCTACAGCCTGAGCAATGTCTTCTTTTGCCGCGGCGGTTATAACATCCAGTTCTTCTCTGGTAGCCACTTTGTTTTCCATTAAGTATTTTTCAAAAGCCTTGATGGGGCACTTGGTTTTCCATTCTTCAATCTCTTCTTTCGTGCGATACCGGTTGGCATCACTCTTGGAATGGCCCAGCCAACGATAGGTAAGACCTTCCACAATCGACGGTCCTTCGCCTCTTCTGGCCCGTTCCACCGCTTCCAAAGTGGCTTCATATACTTTCAATACATCATTGCCCGGTACGGTGACACCCGGCATACCATAGGCAGCGGCCCGGCTGGCTACGGTTTCCACATTCATGCTTCGTTCAGTGGACATAGACATGCCATATTTATTATTAGTGCACATAAAGACAACCGGCAGCTTCCAGATGGAAGCCAGGTTCAGTGCTTCATGAAAGGAACCCTCGTTGCTGGCGCCATCACCGAAGTAACAAAGCACTACCTTGCCGGTCTTTTTCATTTGCTGAGTCATCGCCGCGCCGGCTGCAATAGCAAAACCGCCGCCAACGACACCATTAGCCCCCAGATTGCCTTTTTCCAGGTCGGCAATATGCATGGAGCCGCCTTTACCCTTGCAGTAACCGTTGGATTTACCCATCAGCTCAGCCATCATTAAATTCACATCAGCATCTTTCCCGATACACTCACCATGACCACGGTGGGTGCTGGTAATCAAATCATCCTCGCGCAACGCCCCGGTGGAACCGATGGCAAAGGCCTCCTGGCCGATAGACAAGTGCGTCGTACCATGAATCATGCCTTTGGCAAAAAACGCGTCTACCTGGGATTCAAAAAAACGCGTATGCAGCATTTTTTTGTACCATTTTAACAAAGTCTCTTTCTCTACTTTCATTCCTGTTCCCTCCTATAAATGTTTTGGTTCCAAGTCATGCATATATGCTCTTGGCAGGCCACCCCTTTCGGCATAGCACATTCGCCAGAGCACATATGCATCATCAATTGCACATTTGTTCATTTTTATTCAAAAAAAATTACCTACACCATTCAGACAAAAAACATATTACTGCCGAGCCAGCCGCAATACTTCCTGGGCCGTCACTTCATCGGTGACCAGCGTATTCATGCAGCCGCCGCGAATGGCTCCCAAAATTGCCACAGCCTTATTACAGCCTGTAGCCAGACAGATTTTGTGGGGAATCCGTTTAATATCCTCAAACGGTACGGATATCACCCTGTCACTGACAAAGGAATGGATCGGATTGCCGTTGACATCATAAAACCAGCCCAGCAGATTGCCGGCCGCACCCATATCCCGCAATTTTGCCATCTCGGTTACGGTCAGCGCATTACTGATAACCAGCGAACCGTCATCACTAACATCGCCAACACCAAACAACGCTTTGGTGCAACTGGTGGCCTTGGTCAAAACCCGTTTGACACCTTCATCACTTAGCAGAGCTTTTTTGATTTCCGGCGTATCCATCATGGCCGGTGTGTTCAGCCATACCCCGCTGGCATGCAGCCGGCGGGCTATTTGCTTGACAATCTCCTCCGGATTGATGATTTCACTGCTGTTGAGTCCACCCATGAGTTGTACAACGGTAATATTAAGCGGCTTTTTCAGCCCCAGGAATTTCCCCACTTCATACAGGGAAGACCCCCAGGCAATACCTACAACATCACCATCTGTCAGGATATTTTCCAGGTAACCGGCACAGGCTTTACCAGCGCCTTCCTTGGTGACGGCATCACTATTGCCGGCCGGGACAACCACCGTTTCCAAAAAGGGGAACCGGTCTTTCAAGGCTTGTTCAGTGTCCAGACAGGCACGATACTCCGAGGCAATATGGATTTCAACAATGCCCGTATTCTTTGCCTTGGCCAGGCAACGAGTGATCTTGGTTCGGGAGAAGTTCAGCTTTGCCGCAATTTCTCCCTGCGTCATATCCTGCACATAATACATCCAGGCAATTCTGGTTAGCAAAGACTTTTCCATACTACTGTCCATATATCAGTCTCCTCTTTGAACATATGCGCGGGTATTGTGTCGTTTGTTCATCTTTCTACTGTTATCATAAGCCCTATCTTTAAGTCTGTCAATATCCTTGACCGGTTATTCTCAGATAATTCATGAAAAAAACAGCCTTTATTATTCTACTCTTAGTGGACCGCCTACTTTGGAAACGCAAATGAATTCGCGGGGATTTTTTCGTAAGGCAAGGCGGAGGAGGCGCGCATATCGGATATATGTAAGCTGAAGACAACAAAGCATTACGGAAAGATCCGTGAAGTAATTGTGATTTCAGAGTAGACGGTCCACTAATTTAATTGCAATTAAAACAATGGACCGATTTCAACTTTCTAATCTCTTCACAGGCAGCCTCGACATGGCTTGCTTCATCCAGTCCTGCCGCTTCCTCCAGACCGCAGAGCACCTGGCAATGCCAGAGCAGGCTTGTTTTGTACTGGTGGTAAATATCCTCCGATACGGCCAATACCTCGGCCAAATCGTCAAACAACTCCATAATGGAAACAATCGCCCCGTAGGACTGCAGTTTTTCTATTTCATTCTGGGTCTGTATACTGCCAATAATAGTTTCCATTTTCTTAGTGCATAAATTGACATTCATTGCAATCTCTCCTACGTTTTGTAATGGAAGAACCCCGAAGGCCCATTTTTACTATTTCCACGTATTCACTGCCTTCCCTGCTTTGCCCGAAAATACCGTTTTTCGCGCTTTGAGCGACACAACATAAAAAAGCGAGCCTTCCCACCTACTAAGGAGGAAAGGTTCGCTTCTAACAGGTTAACAAATCTAAAACAAACTGGCCGCCGCCCAAGCTGCCGCGTCGGCTAATGGGCCGGGGTACACACCGAGCAGCAGGGTTGCAATCAGACTGAGGGCCGCCGCCCATTTAAGTGAAGAACCAACCTCCAGACGTCTCCCGTCAGCGGGCTCTCCCCAGTACATAACCTTGGCAACCAGTAGATAGTAATATACCGAGATCATCGACATAACAAAGCCCAGCAAGGCCAGCCACAGATAGCCCCGTTCGACGACAGCCAGAAACAGGTATAGCTTTCCGGCAAACCCCGCCATCGGCGGAATGCCGGCCATCGACAGCAACGAAACGGTCATTACCACCGCCAGAAACGGCGATTTCTGACTTAGCCCGGCAAAAGCCGCCATATCCTCCGAACCCGAATGGAGCTTAACTACCGTAATGACGGCAAAGGCGCCCACATTGGCAAACACGTAGAGCAGGCTATAAAAGAGTATTCCCTTGACGCCGGCCTGATCGGCTGCCACCAGGCCACACAGCAGATAGCCGGCCTGGGCAATGGAGGAATAGGCCAGCAGCCGTTTGATATTGTGTTGGTTCATGGCGATCACATTGCCGGCAATCATACTCAGTACGGCCAACAGAGCAGCAATCGCCACCCAGCCGTCAGCCAGCGCCGGTAATGCCTGGATGAGCAGACGCAGCAAGACGGCAAAGGCAGCCACTTTGGAGCACATGGCCAAGAGTGCCGTCACCGGCAGCGGCGCCCCTTCGTAAATATCCGGCGACCACATATGAAAAGGCACGGCGGCGATTTTAAAGCCCAGACCGATAACCAGCATGGCCATACCGCCCAGCATGGCCGGTGACGGGTCTACAGCCTGAAAGATTTTGACAAACTGGACACTGCCGGTATAGCCATAGACCAGACTGGCGCCGTATAAGAGCACCGCCGTCGAAGCGGCGCTTAAGATCAGATACTTGGCGCCCGCTTCACTGGAGCGCATATCCCGGAAATGGTAACCCACCAGAATGTAAAAGCTGATATTCATGACTCCCATCCCGACAATCAGGGTAATCAGGTCATTGGCCGAAGCCATCAGCATCATTCCCAATACGCTGAACACGATCAGGGCGTAAAATTCACCGCTATAGCGAGGCAGACGCTCGATCAGGTCAAAGGAAAAGAGCAGCGTCAAAGCCACGGCAAGTAAGAATAGCGCCTTTAGAAATACGGCATAACCGTCGACGGTATACAAATTGACGTAAAAGGCGCCGCTTGCTTCCTGCTGACCCAGCAAAACCGCCAGAATGCCAAGCAATCCAAATACAGCCAAATAGCCAAGACTGCGACGGGTTTCCTTCCCCGGCAGCAACAAATCAAGCACCACCAGAAACATCGCCAGACAAGCCGTTAATAGCTCAGGTACGATTAGAGAAAAATTCATCGCCAGATCACTCCCCATAGTGCAGGCGCATCTTGAAGGCTTGCCAAGAGTGGCAGCATCGTCGAAACTTCACTGCTTATTTTTTGCATCAACAGGTTCGGGAAGAGGCCAAAGGCTACCAACACGGCCCCCAGGACGAAGAGCGGCACCAATTCCGCGCCGCGGGCGTCCCGGTACCGGTCAAATTCGGGCCGCCGCGGACCAAACAGTACATTGGCCAACAGCCTGAGCACATAAAGCGCGGTAAAGACAATACCTGCAATAGCCAGTACGGCACATACCGGATATCGGCCGAAACTTCCGACAAAAATGGTAAACTCCGGCACAAAGCCAATCAGACCGGGCAAGCCCAACGAGGCCATGCCAGCCAGCATAAAGCCGGTAGCCACCCGAGGCATCTGATGGGCCAAACCGCCCAGACCATCCATTTCCCGAATATGGGTCTTCTCATAGACATAGCCGATCATGGCAAAAAACAGGGCACTCATGATACCATGGGCAAACATGTTGGCGATGGCGCCGCTAATACCGGTGCCGTTTAACGCCGCAATGCCGATTAAGACATAGCCCATATGGGATACCGAAGAATAGCCGACAACATATTTCAAATCCTTCTGCGCCAGAGCGATAAAGGCGGCATAGAGAACATTGACCACCGCCAGACCGGCAATCAGCGGCGCCCAGAACTTCAAGCCCAGCGGCAGTACCAGGAGGCCGATGCGGATTAAGCCATAGCCGCCGATCTTTTTCAACACGCCGGCGTGAATCATCGACACTGCCGTTGGCGCCCCGGCATAGCCGTCAGGCGACCAACTGTGGAAGGGCCACATGGAGAGCAGCGAACCAAAACCCAGGAGCAACAGGAAAAAGGTAAAAATCTGAAACTCCTCCGACAAATGCCCCAGTTGGTGGGCCTGGGCTAATAGCTCCATGCTAAAGGTGCGCGCCCCGGCCGGAAAGGCGTTTAGATAGAGAGCCACCACTCCGACCAGCATGAACGCCGAGCCAATCAACAGGTAAATCGTCAGCTTCATCCCGGCGTATTCTTTGCTGACCCGCTTGGTGGAGCCCCAGATAATGACCATAATGTAGATCGGAATGACCACCAGTTCATAAAACAGGAGAAAGATGAATAAATCCCGGACAATGAACGTACCGGTTACACCGGCCAGCAAAATCAGCAGCAGAACAAAAAATTCCTTAGGCCGCTGTTCCAGATTCCAGGAGGCAAAAACGGCGGAAAACCCGATCAGGGCGGTCAGCAGCAAAAACGGCAGCGACATACCATCCACACCTACGGCATAGTTGACACCGAGATCGGCAATCCAGGGAATGTTTTGGGTAAATTGCATGCCGCCAACAGCAAAATCATACGCCCCATAGGCATAGACAGCCAATACGGCCACAGCCCCCATAATCACCGCAGCAACCACTTTAATGGCTTTTTCCGCCAACGGCGGCAGGCAGGACAGCAGCAAAGCGCCAAGGATGGGCAGCAGTAAAATCGTTGTCAGTATGGGAAACTCATTCATCGTACTCCCCCTCCAATCCAGGCCATAGCCAGCGAGTGGCCCGCGTAAGTAATCCATAACAGGATAACCAGGGCAGCGCCAAAAAAGACCAGGGCGTAGTGCTGCAATTGACCGGTTTCGGTACGCCGCAGCACGGCGCCACTCGCCCGGACGGTCGAGGCAAGCAGATTGACCAGTCCGTCGACCAGATGAATGTCGACCCAGGCCAGCAACCGGCCAAAACCGTTAACAATGTGCCGGTTCAGCCAGGCATAGGCTTCGTCGATATAAAATTTATGATAACTCAACTGATATAACAGTTCCAGCCGGTCCCGCACCTGATAGGGTTTGATCACACCAGCCCCGTAGATGCTCCAGGCCAGCGCGATGGCAACCACAGCCACCAGCATCGATGTGCCGGCTACCAGCCAATTGACCGGCGCCGTATGGGCTTCGCCGAAATAAATCCAGTGGCCAAAGCCGGCCGCATGTCCCAGATAACCACCTATGACAGACAAAGTACCAAGCACCAGCAAGGGCAGCAACATGGCCGGCCCCGACTCATGTGCATGATTTTCCGGTTTTGGTTCGCCGAAAAAGGCGACAAATAACAGCCGGGCCATGTAGAAGGCGGTCAGGAAAGCGGTCACCACCGCAATCAAGTAAAGCGGTGTACTGACAGCATAGGCGGCCGCCAAAATTTCATCCTTGGAATAAAAGCCGGCAAAAGGCGGAATACCGGCAATAGCGATCACCCCGACAGCCATTGCGGCAAAGGTGAACGGCATCTGACGCCGCAGGCCTCCCATTTTGAAAATATCCGCCGTATCGTGCAGCGCATGCAGCACCGAACCGGCCGCCAGAAACATCAGTGCTTTGAAAAAAGCATGGGTCATCAGATGAAACATGGAGGCCGTCAGACTGCCTACCCCAAGGGCCAGCATCATATAGCCGAGCTGACTGATGGTCGAATAAGCCAGTATTCGCTTCATTTCCCGCTGTGTCACGGCAATGACGGCGGCAAACAGGGCGGTAAACGCACCGACCCAGGCAATCACTGTCAGCGCCGCCGGCAAGGTGTGAAACAGCACATAGGCACGGGCAATCAGATACACCCCGGCCACCACCATAGTGGCCGCATGAATGAGAGCGGACACAGGCGTCGGCCCTTCCATGGCATCAGGCAGCCAGACATGGAGCGGAAACTGACCGGATTTGCCGACAGGCCCGATAAAGATCAGGAGGGCCACCACCGTTAACAGTGCGCTCCCTTCCTGCGCCACATAAGCGGGAATGGCCAGCCCCAGTTTGGCAAAGTCCAGCGTCCCGAAGATAAGCTGCAGTAGCAATATGCCGAGCAACAGACCGAAATCGCCGATTCGCGTGGTCATAAAGGCCTTCTTGGCCGCCTCCCGGGCGGAAACCTTATGAAAATAATAGCCAATCAAGAGGTAAGAGCATAAGCCCACCAGTTCCCAGAAGACATACATCTGGATAAAATTAGCGGCAATCACCAGCCCCAGCATGGAGGCGGCAAATAAAGACAGGAAAGAATAAAACCGGGCAAAGCCGGGATCACCGGCCATATAGCCTAGTGAATAGATCTGCACCAGCAGCGACACCAATGTCACCACACAGAGCATCATGGCCGTCAGCGGGTCCAGATATACCCCCATATCGGCCGACAAGCCAGGCACCGAAAACCACGAAGCCTTATAGATAAGCGGCTGCGCCATAGTAATCCGGCCATCGGCCATCCCGCCGGCCACCCCCAGCGCCAGCAGCAGACTGCCGGTACTGGCAATAATGGCAGTCCAAGCGGCAGCATAGGGGATACGGCGCAGCAAGGTCCCGCCAAGCAGGAAAGCAATGGCCGGCAACAGCGGTATCAGCCAGGCATGGGCCAACGCATAGCTACTCATCATCCAACACCCCTCTCTACCACTTCATCCCGTTTAATTTAGTTGCGTCAATACCGGCACGGTCCCGGTAAATGCGAAATACCAGCGCCAGCCCGACAGCTACTTCCGCTGCCGCCAGGGCTATATTGAAAATAGCAAACACCTGTCCGTCGGGACGATCGGGAGCCACAAACCGCGCAAAGGCAATCAGGTTGATATTGACGGCGTTCAGCATCAGTTCAATACTCATCAATAAGGCAATTACATTTCGCTTGCTCAATAAGCCGTACAGACCGATGCCGAACAGCAGCGCGCCGACAGCCAGAAAATGTTCCAGTCCAATCATCGCTCATCCGCT encodes:
- the nuoK gene encoding NADH-quinone oxidoreductase subunit NuoK; this translates as MIGLEHFLAVGALLFGIGLYGLLSKRNVIALLMSIELMLNAVNINLIAFARFVAPDRPDGQVFAIFNIALAAAEVAVGLALVFRIYRDRAGIDATKLNGMKW
- a CDS encoding alpha-ketoacid dehydrogenase subunit beta is translated as MAVITYKEAVRQAMQEEMRRDETVFLMGEDVGIYGGAFGVSLGMLDEFGEERVRDTPISEAAISGAAAGAAVTGMRPIAEIMFSDFITIAMDSLVNQAAKMRYMFGGKAKVPMVLRLPGGSGTGAAAQHSQSLENWLVHVPGLKVVMATTPYDVKGLLKTAVRDDNPVVFIETKTCYNRKGEVPEGEYTIPFGVADVKRQGKDVTILATGIMVHRSLEAAELLAKEGIDVEVIDPRTLVPFDKETLVKSVIKTGKLIIVHEACKRGGFGGEVAAEIMDSEAFDYLDAPIKRVAGKNVPIPYCMELEKSAVPQVDDIVKAVREIV
- a CDS encoding thiamine pyrophosphate-dependent dehydrogenase E1 component subunit alpha; the protein is MKVEKETLLKWYKKMLHTRFFESQVDAFFAKGMIHGTTHLSIGQEAFAIGSTGALREDDLITSTHRGHGECIGKDADVNLMMAELMGKSNGYCKGKGGSMHIADLEKGNLGANGVVGGGFAIAAGAAMTQQMKKTGKVVLCYFGDGASNEGSFHEALNLASIWKLPVVFMCTNNKYGMSMSTERSMNVETVASRAAAYGMPGVTVPGNDVLKVYEATLEAVERARRGEGPSIVEGLTYRWLGHSKSDANRYRTKEEIEEWKTKCPIKAFEKYLMENKVATREELDVITAAAKEDIAQAVAFAQAGSYPGIETLEEDVYA
- the nuoL gene encoding NADH-quinone oxidoreductase subunit L; protein product: MMSSYALAHAWLIPLLPAIAFLLGGTLLRRIPYAAAWTAIIASTGSLLLALGVAGGMADGRITMAQPLIYKASWFSVPGLSADMGVYLDPLTAMMLCVVTLVSLLVQIYSLGYMAGDPGFARFYSFLSLFAASMLGLVIAANFIQMYVFWELVGLCSYLLIGYYFHKVSAREAAKKAFMTTRIGDFGLLLGILLLQLIFGTLDFAKLGLAIPAYVAQEGSALLTVVALLIFIGPVGKSGQFPLHVWLPDAMEGPTPVSALIHAATMVVAGVYLIARAYVLFHTLPAALTVIAWVGAFTALFAAVIAVTQREMKRILAYSTISQLGYMMLALGVGSLTASMFHLMTHAFFKALMFLAAGSVLHALHDTADIFKMGGLRRQMPFTFAAMAVGVIAIAGIPPFAGFYSKDEILAAAYAVSTPLYLIAVVTAFLTAFYMARLLFVAFFGEPKPENHAHESGPAMLLPLLVLGTLSVIGGYLGHAAGFGHWIYFGEAHTAPVNWLVAGTSMLVAVVAIALAWSIYGAGVIKPYQVRDRLELLYQLSYHKFYIDEAYAWLNRHIVNGFGRLLAWVDIHLVDGLVNLLASTVRASGAVLRRTETGQLQHYALVFFGAALVILLWITYAGHSLAMAWIGGGVR
- a CDS encoding sugar-binding transcriptional regulator gives rise to the protein MDSSMEKSLLTRIAWMYYVQDMTQGEIAAKLNFSRTKITRCLAKAKNTGIVEIHIASEYRACLDTEQALKDRFPFLETVVVPAGNSDAVTKEGAGKACAGYLENILTDGDVVGIAWGSSLYEVGKFLGLKKPLNITVVQLMGGLNSSEIINPEEIVKQIARRLHASGVWLNTPAMMDTPEIKKALLSDEGVKRVLTKATSCTKALFGVGDVSDDGSLVISNALTVTEMAKLRDMGAAGNLLGWFYDVNGNPIHSFVSDRVISVPFEDIKRIPHKICLATGCNKAVAILGAIRGGCMNTLVTDEVTAQEVLRLARQ
- a CDS encoding complex I subunit 4 family protein; the encoded protein is MNEFPILTTILLLPILGALLLSCLPPLAEKAIKVVAAVIMGAVAVLAVYAYGAYDFAVGGMQFTQNIPWIADLGVNYAVGVDGMSLPFLLLTALIGFSAVFASWNLEQRPKEFFVLLLILLAGVTGTFIVRDLFIFLLFYELVVIPIYIMVIIWGSTKRVSKEYAGMKLTIYLLIGSAFMLVGVVALYLNAFPAGARTFSMELLAQAHQLGHLSEEFQIFTFFLLLLGFGSLLSMWPFHSWSPDGYAGAPTAVSMIHAGVLKKIGGYGLIRIGLLVLPLGLKFWAPLIAGLAVVNVLYAAFIALAQKDLKYVVGYSSVSHMGYVLIGIAALNGTGISGAIANMFAHGIMSALFFAMIGYVYEKTHIREMDGLGGLAHQMPRVATGFMLAGMASLGLPGLIGFVPEFTIFVGSFGRYPVCAVLAIAGIVFTALYVLRLLANVLFGPRRPEFDRYRDARGAELVPLFVLGAVLVAFGLFPNLLMQKISSEVSTMLPLLASLQDAPALWGVIWR
- a CDS encoding NADH-quinone oxidoreductase subunit N; translated protein: MNFSLIVPELLTACLAMFLVVLDLLLPGKETRRSLGYLAVFGLLGILAVLLGQQEASGAFYVNLYTVDGYAVFLKALFLLAVALTLLFSFDLIERLPRYSGEFYALIVFSVLGMMLMASANDLITLIVGMGVMNISFYILVGYHFRDMRSSEAGAKYLILSAASTAVLLYGASLVYGYTGSVQFVKIFQAVDPSPAMLGGMAMLVIGLGFKIAAVPFHMWSPDIYEGAPLPVTALLAMCSKVAAFAVLLRLLIQALPALADGWVAIAALLAVLSMIAGNVIAMNQHNIKRLLAYSSIAQAGYLLCGLVAADQAGVKGILFYSLLYVFANVGAFAVITVVKLHSGSEDMAAFAGLSQKSPFLAVVMTVSLLSMAGIPPMAGFAGKLYLFLAVVERGYLWLALLGFVMSMISVYYYLLVAKVMYWGEPADGRRLEVGSSLKWAAALSLIATLLLGVYPGPLADAAAWAAASLF